A section of the Rossellomorea marisflavi genome encodes:
- a CDS encoding DUF2573 family protein: MSEFDDQFDALIEKYTELLLGESTSEKKEMVTRYALYSFIAKNMPALVKHWNSLYPEGKADMKEMVEQIKEWNRIHREQTKGKDDS; this comes from the coding sequence ATGAGTGAATTCGACGATCAGTTTGATGCCTTGATTGAAAAATACACGGAGCTGCTCCTTGGTGAGAGCACATCTGAAAAGAAAGAAATGGTCACACGCTATGCGCTGTATTCCTTCATTGCGAAGAATATGCCCGCCCTCGTCAAGCATTGGAACTCCCTTTATCCGGAAGGGAAAGCGGATATGAAAGAGATGGTGGAGCAGATCAAGGAGTGGAACAGGATCCACCGCGAGCAAACGAAAGGTAAGGATGATTCATAA
- the fhuF gene encoding siderophore-iron reductase FhuF has product MTVAGLSRDQWRILEKYRFMVHDGEDGTDMATLLDPAELDLYISCRLHMIGTEDRMAAASIFMKRYAFTAAMALMAMTCWNRKMDVNPENMILVDHMKSGLWLPHVHVKNAGMEAFHSKEEKRAYIQNLFHKTIVPIIQAVSSTFNVPEMILWENVAVYIYWVYETDDFFIGEGNESDREEDFRMILSEENVHWFGTCRKNPLNRFFKEKSPVDGEMIRVRKTCCFSYRLDGATGKCITCPLHDRTRKES; this is encoded by the coding sequence ATGACGGTAGCCGGTCTGAGCAGGGACCAATGGCGCATCCTGGAGAAATATCGTTTCATGGTTCACGATGGTGAAGACGGTACCGATATGGCAACTTTACTCGATCCAGCCGAATTGGACCTGTACATCTCATGCAGGCTCCATATGATCGGAACGGAAGACCGTATGGCAGCTGCATCGATTTTTATGAAACGATACGCCTTTACCGCTGCCATGGCACTCATGGCGATGACCTGCTGGAATCGTAAGATGGACGTGAACCCAGAGAATATGATCCTTGTCGATCATATGAAGAGTGGACTATGGCTTCCCCATGTTCATGTGAAAAACGCGGGGATGGAAGCTTTCCATTCTAAGGAAGAGAAAAGGGCATATATCCAAAACCTCTTCCATAAAACCATCGTTCCGATCATCCAAGCTGTGAGCTCCACATTCAACGTGCCAGAGATGATTCTTTGGGAAAATGTTGCCGTCTATATCTACTGGGTTTATGAAACGGACGATTTTTTCATCGGGGAAGGGAATGAATCTGACAGGGAAGAAGATTTCCGTATGATCCTGTCTGAAGAAAACGTCCACTGGTTCGGCACCTGCAGGAAAAATCCCCTTAACCGCTTTTTCAAAGAGAAATCCCCGGTTGACGGAGAAATGATCAGAGTCAGAAAAACCTGCTGTTTTTCATATCGTCTCGACGGAGCCACCGGTAAATGTATAACCTGTCCCCTTCATGACAGAACCAGAAAGGAGAGTTGA
- a CDS encoding ABC transporter ATP-binding protein produces the protein MSKCLQTKDLTLAYGERTIIDQMDLDIPKGEITVFIGGNGCGKSTLLRSIARLMKPKEGSVLLDGESISRLSTKEVARKMAILPQTPVSPEGLTVLQLVKQGRYPHQSWLKQWSRKDEEIVEDALRATGMEEFRDRKVDELSGGQRQRAWIALTLAQDTDIILLDEPTTYLDMTHQIEILDLLFELNEREGRTIVMVLHDINLACRYAHNIVAIRDREVYAQGKPEDVISCELVKNVFGMDCQVSSDPLFGTPLCIPFGKGRCILKPVGVTG, from the coding sequence ATGAGCAAGTGTCTGCAAACGAAGGATCTGACATTGGCATATGGAGAAAGAACGATCATCGATCAGATGGACCTCGACATCCCCAAGGGTGAAATCACGGTGTTCATCGGAGGGAACGGATGCGGGAAATCGACGCTCCTGCGCTCCATCGCCCGCTTGATGAAGCCAAAGGAGGGATCTGTCCTCCTCGATGGTGAATCCATTTCCCGTTTGTCGACGAAGGAAGTTGCTCGGAAAATGGCCATCCTCCCCCAGACACCGGTATCACCTGAAGGGTTGACGGTCCTTCAGCTTGTGAAGCAGGGAAGGTATCCTCATCAGTCATGGCTTAAGCAATGGTCCCGAAAGGATGAAGAAATCGTTGAAGATGCCCTTCGTGCGACGGGAATGGAAGAATTCCGAGATCGCAAAGTGGATGAACTCTCCGGCGGTCAGCGTCAGCGCGCATGGATTGCCCTGACGCTCGCCCAGGATACAGATATCATCCTCCTGGATGAGCCGACAACCTATCTCGACATGACCCATCAGATCGAAATCCTGGATCTCCTGTTTGAGTTGAATGAAAGGGAGGGCCGCACGATCGTCATGGTCCTTCATGACATCAATCTCGCATGCCGGTATGCGCACAATATCGTGGCCATCCGTGACCGGGAAGTCTATGCACAAGGTAAGCCGGAGGATGTCATCAGCTGTGAATTGGTGAAGAATGTATTCGGCATGGACTGTCAGGTTTCAAGTGATCCATTATTCGGTACTCCGCTCTGCATTCCGTTCGGGAAAGGGCGCTGCATCCTCAAACCTGTCGGGGTCACGGGATGA
- a CDS encoding FecCD family ABC transporter permease, producing MSRFTGKRWLKERVSILMDTSALKKIVLLMVLTTLAVIISTGIGDMQIAPWKVVSVFFGGGSSIDQLVVTSFRLPRILIALLAGMALAVAGGILQGMIRNPLASPDIIGVTGGAGAAVVAFLTIFSNKDNTLMVSIKWLPVAAFIGAAVIAFLVYFLAWKKGVSPVRLVLIGIGISALTQACTTLLMVMGPIYRASQANIWITGTVNGSDWQDVWILLPWSIIFIFLSFMITRQLNIQELGEEVATSAGANVQRQRFILLLMSTALVGGAVAFAGGIGFVGLMAPHMARRLVGSSFGALLPVSALIGGLLVMLADLIGRTLFLPLEVPAGVFTAAIGAPYFIYLLFKTRHS from the coding sequence ATGAGTCGTTTTACAGGGAAAAGATGGTTGAAAGAACGGGTATCCATTCTTATGGATACGTCGGCTTTAAAGAAAATCGTTCTGCTGATGGTACTCACAACGCTTGCCGTGATCATCAGCACTGGCATCGGTGATATGCAGATTGCGCCGTGGAAGGTGGTATCCGTCTTCTTCGGGGGCGGTTCGAGCATCGATCAGCTGGTGGTCACATCCTTCAGGCTCCCGAGGATCCTTATCGCGCTTTTGGCAGGGATGGCCCTTGCCGTTGCAGGAGGGATCCTTCAGGGCATGATCCGTAATCCCCTTGCCTCCCCTGATATCATCGGGGTGACAGGTGGTGCAGGGGCAGCCGTCGTCGCATTTCTGACGATTTTCAGCAATAAGGATAATACATTGATGGTCAGCATCAAGTGGCTCCCGGTCGCAGCTTTCATCGGAGCTGCGGTCATCGCATTCCTCGTCTATTTCCTGGCGTGGAAGAAGGGTGTTTCCCCCGTAAGGCTCGTCCTCATCGGAATCGGGATCTCTGCCCTTACCCAGGCATGCACGACTCTCCTGATGGTCATGGGGCCGATCTACCGGGCAAGTCAGGCAAACATATGGATCACCGGTACCGTGAATGGTTCAGACTGGCAGGACGTATGGATCCTGCTTCCGTGGAGTATCATCTTCATCTTCCTGAGCTTCATGATCACCCGTCAGCTGAACATTCAGGAACTTGGTGAGGAAGTGGCAACAAGTGCCGGTGCCAACGTCCAGCGGCAAAGATTCATCCTGCTTCTCATGTCCACGGCATTGGTCGGGGGGGCGGTCGCTTTCGCCGGTGGAATCGGTTTCGTCGGATTGATGGCTCCTCATATGGCGCGCCGCCTTGTAGGTTCATCATTCGGTGCACTTCTACCCGTATCGGCTTTGATCGGCGGACTGCTTGTGATGCTCGCAGACCTGATCGGAAGGACACTCTTCCTTCCACTGGAAGTACCGGCGGGCGTGTTTACCGCCGCAATCGGAGCCCCTTACTTCATCTACCTATTATTTAAAACAAGACATTCTTAA
- a CDS encoding FecCD family ABC transporter permease, which yields MMKPKNQLLVFIGTVVLLVAFIALSIVYGYTDTSWKAAFDTFMEPDGSTEHLVIQNIRLPRALIAAAVGASLAISGVLMQTLTKNPLASPGIFGINAGGGFMVVMAVTLFGVTSLQSFAWLSFLGAAIAAAGVFIIGGASGSNGLTPMKLTLAGAAITAMFSSFTQGLLVLNESALEQVLFWLAGSVQGRSLEILAGVFPYILVGWILSLMIAGKMNILAMGEDVAKGLGVKTNILKVISLVAVVLLAGGSVAVAGPIGFIGIVIPHIARKIIGVDHRWLIPYSGLLGAILLLAADIGARYIIMPQEVPVGVMTAVIGAPFFVYVARRGY from the coding sequence ATGATGAAACCGAAGAATCAGCTGCTTGTATTCATAGGGACGGTCGTCTTGCTGGTGGCTTTCATTGCATTGAGCATCGTGTATGGATACACGGATACGTCCTGGAAGGCAGCGTTCGATACATTTATGGAACCAGATGGGTCGACTGAACACCTGGTGATCCAAAATATCCGGCTTCCCCGTGCGCTCATTGCTGCGGCAGTCGGGGCTTCCCTGGCCATTTCAGGGGTGCTTATGCAAACCTTGACGAAGAATCCCCTTGCTTCACCCGGAATCTTCGGGATCAATGCGGGAGGAGGATTCATGGTCGTCATGGCCGTGACCCTGTTTGGCGTCACAAGCCTTCAATCTTTTGCATGGCTTTCATTCCTGGGTGCCGCCATCGCTGCTGCCGGGGTCTTCATCATCGGCGGCGCATCCGGCTCCAACGGACTGACTCCCATGAAGCTGACGCTTGCGGGCGCGGCCATCACCGCGATGTTTTCATCCTTCACCCAGGGACTTCTTGTTCTGAACGAGTCGGCACTTGAACAGGTGTTGTTCTGGCTCGCAGGTTCGGTACAGGGAAGGAGCCTCGAGATCCTTGCGGGGGTGTTTCCTTATATTCTTGTAGGATGGATCCTTTCCCTCATGATAGCGGGTAAGATGAATATACTTGCCATGGGGGAAGACGTCGCCAAAGGACTTGGCGTGAAGACGAATATCCTGAAGGTGATTTCCCTCGTGGCCGTGGTGCTTCTGGCCGGAGGATCCGTCGCGGTGGCAGGACCGATCGGCTTCATCGGGATTGTGATCCCCCACATCGCCCGGAAAATCATCGGTGTGGATCACCGCTGGCTCATTCCGTATTCCGGACTGCTTGGTGCCATCCTTCTATTGGCGGCAGATATCGGGGCCCGCTATATCATCATGCCGCAGGAAGTGCCTGTCGGCGTGATGACGGCTGTCATCGGAGCACCATTCTTCGTGTATGTGGCCAGGAGGGGGTACTGA
- a CDS encoding ABC transporter substrate-binding protein — protein sequence MKWKSLLTLLFISSILLLAACGNNGEKEDSSGSKEDSYKVEHAMGTATVNGTPKRVVILTNEGTEALLALGVKPVGAVQSWTGDPWYDHIADDMKDVEVVGTESELNLEAIVKLKPDLIIGNKMRQEEQYNQLKEIAPTVMAETLRGNWKENFELYSKAVNKEDEGKKVIADYDQRVEDMKGKLGDQLKKEVSMVRFISGDVRIYHKDSFSGVILDQLGFARPESQEVDDLAEQGVTKERIPAMDGDVLFYFTYEAGDGEANKLAEDWLNDPLFKNLNVSKEDQVYEVNDAIWNTAGGVLAANKMLDDIEKIFLGKQ from the coding sequence ATGAAATGGAAAAGTTTACTGACGCTATTATTCATTTCTTCCATACTCTTGCTCGCTGCCTGCGGCAACAACGGAGAGAAGGAAGACTCTTCAGGCAGCAAGGAAGACAGCTATAAAGTCGAGCATGCCATGGGGACAGCAACCGTCAATGGAACACCGAAACGGGTCGTGATCTTGACGAATGAAGGAACGGAAGCCCTCCTCGCTCTTGGTGTGAAGCCGGTAGGAGCCGTTCAATCCTGGACCGGTGATCCTTGGTATGATCATATCGCCGATGATATGAAGGATGTTGAAGTCGTCGGGACTGAAAGCGAACTGAATCTCGAAGCCATCGTCAAACTAAAACCAGATCTCATCATCGGGAACAAGATGAGACAGGAAGAGCAATATAACCAATTGAAGGAGATTGCTCCGACCGTCATGGCCGAGACCCTTCGCGGCAACTGGAAAGAAAACTTCGAACTATACTCTAAAGCTGTGAACAAAGAAGACGAGGGCAAGAAGGTCATCGCCGACTATGACCAGCGTGTGGAAGACATGAAGGGAAAGCTTGGCGACCAGCTGAAGAAAGAAGTATCCATGGTGCGCTTCATCTCTGGGGATGTCCGCATCTATCATAAGGACTCCTTCTCAGGTGTGATCCTAGACCAGCTTGGGTTCGCACGTCCTGAATCACAGGAAGTCGATGACCTCGCCGAGCAAGGCGTGACGAAGGAACGGATCCCTGCCATGGATGGGGACGTCCTCTTCTACTTCACTTACGAAGCCGGAGACGGTGAAGCCAACAAACTGGCTGAAGATTGGCTGAACGATCCCCTCTTTAAAAACCTGAACGTCTCAAAAGAAGATCAGGTGTATGAAGTGAATGATGCCATCTGGAATACAGCAGGCGGTGTACTTGCAGCAAACAAGATGTTGGATGATATCGAAAAGATCTTCCTCGGTAAACAATAA
- a CDS encoding spore germination protein produces the protein MFPFFKSKKKKNTNKNEKKQSFETVAKTAGKSADFKEAHYKNPFTGSEFSLFFITTLIDPKILQEDVLPSLLSKEFHSIDDLVTLVPILDIQISKKEEDIEQKLFNGYTLLKMNSGQSFAFIATKNELGREVSQPEVEFSVVGPKEAFVENLSDNINLVRRKLPIKELVVDEMNIGSMTHTRVALVYLDGLADKANVEIVKNRLQAIDFDQIMDSSFIEQIIADNNYSPFPQLLDSERPDRVASVLAEGKIGIMVDGSPHVLIGPTTLVEFFSAYEDYFLNFSIASFFRLVRVFAVAFSVLITPVYVAALTYHYELIPKDLTATLVTSRQEVPLPPILEALFLELTIELLREAGARLPTKVGQTIGIVGGIVIGTASVEAGITSNVLLILVALAALASFTTPVYRMSNTIRILRFPFLLFAQLWGLLGIVFCFCLLMGHLLQLTSLGRPILAPIYPPRLKDLRDSLIRLPFNLQTMRPQFLRTQKPLRFQESDKKKKKKDIDE, from the coding sequence ATGTTTCCATTTTTCAAATCTAAAAAAAAGAAAAACACCAATAAAAATGAAAAGAAACAAAGCTTTGAAACAGTGGCCAAGACCGCCGGTAAATCCGCAGATTTCAAGGAAGCCCACTATAAGAACCCGTTCACAGGTTCGGAGTTCAGTCTTTTCTTCATCACCACCCTGATCGATCCGAAGATCCTTCAGGAGGATGTCCTGCCTTCACTATTATCAAAAGAATTCCACTCCATCGATGATCTGGTTACCCTTGTACCCATCCTCGACATCCAGATTTCAAAAAAGGAAGAAGACATCGAGCAGAAGCTGTTTAACGGGTATACGCTCCTGAAAATGAACAGCGGACAATCCTTCGCATTCATTGCCACGAAGAATGAGTTGGGACGTGAAGTGTCACAACCTGAAGTGGAATTCAGCGTCGTCGGCCCGAAGGAAGCATTCGTTGAGAACCTGAGCGATAACATCAATCTTGTCAGGAGGAAGCTTCCGATCAAGGAACTGGTAGTGGATGAAATGAACATTGGTTCCATGACCCATACCCGTGTGGCCCTGGTCTATCTGGACGGTCTTGCCGATAAAGCCAACGTCGAGATTGTAAAGAATCGTCTTCAGGCCATCGATTTCGATCAGATCATGGACAGCTCCTTTATCGAACAGATCATCGCTGACAATAATTACTCCCCCTTTCCCCAGCTGCTGGATTCGGAACGGCCCGACCGGGTGGCTTCGGTCCTTGCTGAAGGGAAGATCGGGATCATGGTCGACGGGTCTCCCCATGTGCTGATCGGACCGACCACCCTGGTGGAATTTTTCTCAGCATATGAGGACTACTTCCTCAATTTCTCCATTGCCTCATTCTTCAGGCTTGTACGTGTATTTGCCGTGGCGTTCTCAGTCTTGATCACCCCGGTTTACGTGGCTGCCCTGACCTATCATTATGAGCTGATCCCGAAGGACTTGACGGCAACCCTGGTCACATCGCGTCAGGAAGTACCGCTGCCTCCGATTCTGGAAGCACTGTTCCTTGAGTTGACGATCGAGCTGCTTCGAGAGGCAGGCGCCCGCCTTCCAACGAAGGTCGGTCAGACGATCGGTATCGTCGGCGGTATCGTCATCGGAACGGCGTCGGTGGAAGCGGGTATCACGAGTAACGTCCTCCTGATCCTCGTCGCCCTTGCTGCCCTGGCATCCTTCACGACGCCCGTTTACCGGATGAGCAACACGATCCGGATCCTGCGTTTCCCGTTTTTATTATTTGCACAGCTGTGGGGGCTCCTTGGCATCGTTTTTTGTTTCTGTCTCTTAATGGGCCACCTGCTTCAACTCACTTCCCTTGGACGTCCCATTCTTGCACCTATCTACCCACCAAGATTAAAGGATCTTAGGGATTCGCTTATTCGGTTACCTTTTAACTTACAAACGATGCGTCCCCAATTTCTCCGAACACAGAAACCTTTACGATTCCAAGAATCAGATAAAAAGAAGAAGAAAAAAGATATTGATGAGTGA
- a CDS encoding GerAB/ArcD/ProY family transporter, translating into MQPIPENRKVSTGLAFFLVHSTQVGTGVLGFQRIISQHAGYDGWMSVILAGAFTQILMYMMYKMLGTVDGDLVSINSFVFGKWIGHFFSFLYSLYFSMLVITIIRSYIEVVQVWMYPRLSTFIFSLFFLLLTYYIVNGGVRTITGTAYLGTILPSYLVLTFVFTFKYADFRNILPVFDHSVKDILLSTRDMSLTYLGYEAILMLYPFIKNPEKSLKFSQWGLFFTTTIYTVIAIISFGFFAPAQLDKTIWATLSMWKIVEMPFVERFEYIGIANWCLIILPNVCITLWCSSRVIKRITPIKHRNTLIIISILCLGVLTFVDKRDQINLLNTISGQTGFYFNFLYIPLLFVLVMVVKKVKKR; encoded by the coding sequence ATGCAACCGATACCTGAAAACCGCAAAGTATCAACTGGCCTTGCCTTTTTCCTCGTACACTCTACCCAGGTAGGGACAGGAGTGCTAGGATTTCAACGGATCATATCGCAACATGCTGGTTACGACGGGTGGATGTCGGTTATCCTTGCAGGTGCATTCACTCAGATTCTCATGTATATGATGTACAAAATGTTGGGAACCGTGGATGGTGATCTTGTATCAATCAACTCTTTTGTTTTTGGTAAATGGATCGGTCACTTCTTCTCTTTTTTATATTCCTTATACTTCAGTATGCTTGTTATAACCATCATCCGTTCCTACATTGAAGTAGTACAGGTTTGGATGTACCCCCGCTTAAGTACATTCATCTTTTCTTTATTTTTTTTACTGCTTACCTACTATATCGTAAATGGTGGGGTAAGAACGATAACCGGCACAGCCTATCTGGGTACGATTCTTCCTAGTTATCTCGTCCTGACATTTGTATTTACGTTTAAGTACGCTGACTTCAGGAATATTCTTCCTGTTTTTGATCACAGTGTGAAGGATATTCTATTGTCAACGAGAGATATGTCCCTTACTTACTTGGGATATGAAGCTATACTCATGCTTTACCCTTTTATTAAGAACCCTGAAAAGTCCTTGAAATTTTCACAGTGGGGATTATTTTTCACTACGACGATATACACGGTAATAGCGATTATATCGTTTGGATTTTTTGCACCCGCTCAACTTGATAAAACCATTTGGGCTACACTATCAATGTGGAAAATAGTGGAAATGCCATTCGTTGAACGATTTGAGTATATAGGAATCGCCAACTGGTGCTTAATAATCCTACCCAATGTTTGCATCACGCTTTGGTGCTCCAGTAGGGTAATCAAACGGATAACCCCTATTAAACATCGAAACACACTCATCATCATTAGCATTTTATGTTTAGGTGTGTTGACCTTCGTTGATAAAAGAGATCAAATCAATCTGTTGAATACAATTTCTGGTCAGACTGGATTTTATTTTAATTTCCTGTACATTCCACTACTCTTTGTTCTGGTAATGGTTGTGAAGAAGGTGAAGAAAAGATGA
- a CDS encoding Ger(x)C family spore germination protein, translated as MKYAIPLVLCTICLVLSGCVEKEILDDLYLETGKAYDYVSENKIRGTAVFPIYMPDKTIENGFLSEEASSTQEVIEKIERRAQQPLVRGALDVVLIGEKLSEKGIIDIADSLQRDASVGARVFLIITEGEAGEVIQGNYGNRGNGIYLSNLIQHNINKRELPETNLHMFLYDYYQKGQSSYLPIVKKTDDGNVKITGIALLSYDQVVGKIPDEEMFFFKIMVDRMAEGSHVVKMGKNPKKPQKNVEASVTSLYSKHKITIDRQSSPVNVGIEVTIDGIIKEYTGELLGSKQMAAVEAQMKKDIEEKCLALVKSFQEKGIDPLGIGQYQKHGVRGFDIKEWKKDIYPKADIKVKAKVKILEAGTVE; from the coding sequence ATGAAATACGCAATTCCATTGGTCTTATGTACAATCTGCCTAGTATTGTCGGGCTGTGTAGAGAAAGAGATCTTGGACGATCTGTACTTAGAAACCGGCAAAGCATATGATTACGTCTCTGAAAACAAAATCAGGGGTACGGCTGTTTTCCCCATTTATATGCCAGACAAAACGATAGAGAACGGTTTCCTCTCTGAAGAAGCCTCGTCTACTCAGGAAGTAATAGAAAAAATTGAAAGAAGAGCTCAACAACCATTGGTCCGGGGAGCGCTTGATGTGGTTTTAATAGGGGAGAAACTAAGTGAAAAAGGGATTATTGATATCGCAGATTCACTCCAACGTGATGCCAGTGTCGGGGCCAGGGTATTCCTCATTATTACAGAAGGTGAGGCTGGTGAAGTAATTCAAGGGAATTATGGAAATCGAGGAAACGGGATTTATCTTTCCAACCTCATTCAGCATAATATCAATAAACGAGAGCTGCCCGAGACCAATCTTCATATGTTCCTTTATGACTATTATCAGAAAGGGCAATCATCTTATCTCCCAATCGTCAAAAAAACAGACGATGGAAATGTGAAGATCACAGGAATTGCTTTATTAAGCTACGACCAGGTAGTAGGAAAAATCCCTGATGAAGAAATGTTTTTCTTTAAAATCATGGTAGACCGGATGGCAGAGGGCAGTCATGTCGTAAAAATGGGGAAAAATCCGAAGAAACCTCAAAAAAATGTGGAGGCTTCTGTAACCAGCTTATACTCTAAACATAAAATCACGATTGATAGACAGTCCTCCCCAGTCAATGTGGGAATAGAAGTTACCATTGATGGAATTATTAAAGAATATACTGGAGAGCTCCTCGGTTCAAAACAAATGGCTGCGGTAGAAGCACAAATGAAAAAGGATATAGAAGAGAAATGCCTTGCTTTGGTAAAATCCTTCCAAGAAAAAGGAATCGACCCATTAGGAATCGGGCAATACCAAAAGCATGGAGTCCGCGGGTTCGATATCAAAGAATGGAAAAAAGATATCTATCCCAAAGCCGACATCAAGGTGAAAGCCAAGGTCAAAATTCTTGAAGCCGGTACCGTCGAGTAG
- a CDS encoding thioredoxin family protein, whose protein sequence is MQSIKNEETFYEFINSGDPVIVKFHADWCPDCRRMDMFIDDIMAEYNQFKWYDVNKDELPALAEKYDVMGIPSLLVYKDGEKIAHLHSANAKSPEQVTEFLSSL, encoded by the coding sequence ATGCAATCCATTAAAAACGAAGAAACCTTTTATGAATTCATCAACTCTGGTGACCCAGTCATCGTGAAATTCCATGCAGACTGGTGCCCTGACTGCCGCCGGATGGATATGTTCATTGACGACATCATGGCTGAATACAATCAGTTCAAATGGTACGATGTGAATAAAGACGAGCTTCCGGCTCTTGCCGAAAAATACGACGTCATGGGCATTCCAAGCCTGCTGGTATACAAGGATGGCGAAAAGATTGCCCATCTTCACAGTGCGAATGCCAAATCACCAGAGCAGGTAACCGAATTCCTCAGCAGCTTATAA
- a CDS encoding dimethylarginine dimethylaminohydrolase family protein has product MSLHFPVMGDSIHCPNEYDPLKKVVVVSPEYMHIEEIINETQKHFLKENIDTDKAVSQHREFVRVLESHGSEVIHLDPSKDLNEQVFTRDIGISIHNQFFVSAMNTEIRQNEVITLKKWLDEEDIPYHELRHSIEGGDVLVDGDHVWVGISGRTNDLAAQHLRNQLPDLKVHTLPLKEGILHLDCVFTIISSEWALVYPPAFAESDYEEIKKHYNVITVSEEEQFRMGPNVLSIGDGKIISLTQNKELNRRIAAEGFTVQEVDLSEIIKSGGSFRCCTLPLIRQ; this is encoded by the coding sequence ATGAGTTTACATTTCCCGGTGATGGGGGATTCCATCCATTGCCCGAATGAATATGATCCATTAAAAAAAGTGGTGGTCGTTTCACCAGAGTACATGCACATAGAAGAAATCATCAATGAAACCCAGAAGCATTTCCTGAAAGAAAATATCGATACGGATAAAGCTGTAAGCCAGCACAGGGAGTTCGTCAGGGTCCTCGAAAGCCACGGTTCCGAGGTCATCCATCTAGATCCTTCAAAGGACCTGAACGAGCAGGTGTTCACAAGGGATATCGGGATCTCGATCCATAACCAATTCTTCGTTTCTGCCATGAACACGGAGATTCGCCAGAATGAAGTGATCACTCTGAAAAAATGGCTCGACGAGGAGGATATCCCGTATCATGAGCTGCGTCACTCCATTGAGGGAGGGGACGTTCTTGTAGACGGTGATCACGTCTGGGTGGGAATCAGCGGACGGACCAATGATCTTGCGGCTCAACATTTGAGGAATCAGCTGCCGGACCTCAAGGTGCATACGCTGCCCTTGAAAGAAGGGATCCTTCATCTTGACTGCGTGTTCACGATCATTTCAAGTGAGTGGGCCCTTGTTTATCCGCCTGCCTTCGCTGAGTCCGATTATGAAGAAATCAAGAAGCATTATAACGTCATCACGGTTTCTGAAGAGGAGCAATTCAGGATGGGACCCAACGTCCTTTCCATCGGGGACGGCAAGATCATCAGCCTGACCCAGAATAAAGAGCTGAACCGCCGCATTGCTGCGGAAGGGTTTACCGTACAGGAAGTGGACCTGTCTGAGATCATCAAGTCTGGTGGATCTTTCAGATGCTGTACCCTTCCCCTAATCAGACAATGA